From a single Fusobacterium ulcerans ATCC 49185 genomic region:
- the uxuA gene encoding mannonate dehydratase, producing the protein MKLSFRWYGDSDPISLEYIRQIPTMHSIVTAVYDVPVGQEWNMEKINALKTKIENTGLHFDVIESVPVHEDIKLGLPTRDLYIENYKKNIRNLSKAGVKVICYNFMPVFDWTRSQLDKKLDDGSTALVYYKDQVDKLDPLNSNLSLPGWDSSYTKEEMTELFRQYKENGEEGLWVNLEYFLKEIIPVAEECDIKMAIHPDDPPWPIFGLPRIITNETNLDRFLKLVDNKYNGLTLCTGSLGSGNFNDMVYLVDKYSAMKRIHFIHVRNVKLLDDGMSFEESAHYSKCGSLDIVGIMNALHKNNFDGYLRPDHGRMIWGETGKPGYGLYDRALGASYITGIWETLERIK; encoded by the coding sequence ATGAAATTATCATTTAGATGGTATGGAGATTCAGATCCTATCAGTCTTGAATATATAAGACAAATACCCACTATGCATAGTATTGTTACTGCTGTATATGATGTTCCTGTTGGTCAAGAATGGAATATGGAAAAAATCAATGCCCTTAAAACAAAGATTGAAAATACTGGTTTACATTTTGATGTAATAGAGAGTGTCCCTGTTCATGAAGATATTAAATTAGGATTGCCAACAAGGGATTTATATATTGAAAATTATAAAAAAAATATCAGAAATCTTTCTAAAGCTGGGGTAAAAGTTATTTGCTACAATTTTATGCCAGTGTTTGACTGGACGAGATCACAACTTGATAAAAAATTAGATGATGGTTCAACTGCTCTCGTTTACTACAAAGATCAAGTAGATAAGTTAGATCCTTTAAATAGTAATTTATCTCTCCCTGGATGGGATTCAAGTTATACAAAAGAAGAAATGACTGAATTATTCAGACAATATAAAGAAAATGGGGAAGAGGGATTATGGGTTAATTTGGAATATTTTTTAAAAGAAATAATTCCAGTTGCTGAAGAATGTGATATCAAAATGGCTATCCACCCAGATGATCCACCTTGGCCAATCTTTGGACTCCCTAGAATAATTACTAATGAAACTAATTTAGACAGGTTCCTTAAATTAGTGGACAATAAATACAATGGTCTTACTCTTTGCACAGGCTCTCTTGGAAGTGGAAATTTTAATGACATGGTATATCTTGTAGATAAATATAGTGCTATGAAAAGAATCCATTTTATCCATGTTAGAAATGTCAAACTTCTTGATGATGGTATGAGTTTTGAAGAATCAGCTCATTATTCCAAATGTGGTTCACTGGATATTGTAGGTATCATGAACGCTTTACACAAAAATAATTTTGATGGATATTTAAGACCTGATCATGGAAGAATGATCTGGGGAGAGACTGGAAAACCAGGATATGGACTTTATGACAGAGCTTTAGGAGCAAGTTATATCACAGGTATCTGGGAAACTCTTGAAAGAATAAAATAA
- a CDS encoding mannitol dehydrogenase family protein translates to MKLCIDELNNIKNSLAGKVKTPVYDIKKIKENTEKTPKWLHFGAGNIFRAYIGKIDQILIEKGLEDTGIIVAESFDTEIIDKVYTPYNNLTMLVTLYKNGVFENEIIGSIVDTIKTDTEKEKLKKIIIAPSLQMISFTITEKGYNLKTPNGDYMKIIEDDFSAGPDSAKHTMSLLTSLLYTRYKAGKFPVSMVSMDNCSGNGDKIKAAVLDIAEHWIKNNYVEEEFMSYLTNDSKIAFPITMIDKITPRPAKIIEKHLGKLGFENMDIIVTSKNSYTAPFVNAEAPQYFIVEDKFPNGRPQLELSEAGVYITDRETVEKTERMKVTTCLNPLHTTLAIYGCIFNYKTIYDTVNDPLLNKLIKEIGYNEALKVVENPSIIDPKTFIDEVVNERFLNPYIPDQPERIATDTSQKMGIRFGETIKAYMNSSTLKVSDLKYIPLVYAGWFRYLLGIDDQGNTRSISNDPMLEILKENLISIEFGNSKSYNGQLRKILRNKIIFGVDLEEAGLTDLIEEYFMQMIVGKNAVYNTLKKYLTD, encoded by the coding sequence ATGAAATTATGTATAGATGAATTAAATAATATAAAAAATTCTCTTGCTGGAAAAGTAAAAACTCCTGTATATGATATAAAAAAAATTAAAGAAAATACAGAAAAAACGCCAAAGTGGCTACATTTTGGTGCTGGAAATATCTTTAGGGCATATATAGGAAAAATAGACCAAATTCTTATTGAAAAAGGATTAGAAGACACTGGAATAATTGTTGCTGAAAGTTTTGATACTGAAATTATTGATAAAGTTTATACTCCTTACAATAATCTTACAATGCTTGTTACTCTTTATAAAAATGGGGTATTTGAAAATGAAATTATTGGAAGTATAGTTGATACCATAAAAACAGATACAGAAAAAGAAAAATTGAAAAAAATAATTATTGCTCCATCTTTACAAATGATTAGTTTTACAATTACAGAAAAAGGTTATAATTTAAAAACTCCCAATGGAGATTACATGAAAATAATAGAAGATGACTTCTCAGCTGGACCTGATTCTGCAAAGCATACAATGAGTCTTCTTACTTCTCTCTTATACACTAGATATAAAGCTGGAAAATTTCCAGTTAGTATGGTAAGTATGGATAATTGTTCTGGAAATGGAGATAAAATCAAAGCTGCTGTTCTTGATATTGCAGAACACTGGATAAAAAATAACTATGTTGAAGAAGAATTCATGTCATATCTGACTAATGATAGTAAAATTGCTTTTCCCATAACTATGATAGATAAAATAACTCCAAGACCTGCCAAAATTATTGAAAAACACTTAGGGAAATTAGGATTTGAAAATATGGATATAATTGTCACTTCTAAAAATAGTTATACAGCTCCATTTGTAAATGCAGAAGCTCCTCAATACTTTATTGTTGAAGATAAGTTTCCTAATGGAAGACCTCAGTTAGAATTATCTGAAGCTGGTGTTTATATCACAGATAGAGAAACTGTGGAAAAAACTGAAAGAATGAAAGTTACCACTTGCCTTAATCCATTACATACAACTCTTGCAATATATGGATGTATTTTTAATTATAAAACTATCTATGACACTGTAAATGATCCTCTTTTAAATAAATTAATAAAAGAAATAGGGTATAATGAGGCTTTAAAAGTTGTTGAAAATCCAAGTATCATTGATCCTAAGACTTTTATAGATGAAGTAGTAAATGAAAGATTCCTCAATCCATACATTCCAGATCAGCCAGAAAGAATAGCTACAGATACTTCTCAAAAAATGGGAATAAGATTTGGAGAAACTATAAAGGCTTATATGAATAGTTCAACTTTAAAAGTAAGTGATTTAAAATATATTCCTCTTGTTTATGCTGGATGGTTTAGATATCTTTTAGGCATTGATGATCAAGGAAATACAAGATCTATAAGCAATGACCCAATGCTTGAGATACTTAAAGAAAATCTTATAAGTATTGAATTTGGAAATTCAAAATCATATAATGGACAACTAAGAAAG